From a single Gimesia fumaroli genomic region:
- the asnB gene encoding asparagine synthase (glutamine-hydrolyzing): protein MCGITGIAWTAREKNISPRILRRMTDVLSHRGPDDSGGYHSDMPGKSFLLNDPNTTADFQPVSDIGAALGHRRLSIIDLGTGHQPLSNEDGSVWIAFNGEIYNYQELRKELIQQGHQFKTESDTEVIVHLYEEQGAACVERLRGMFAFAIWDERRQRLFLARDRIGQKPLFYRETADSLSFASELKSLLQLPDAGRTVDPHAIDLFLAYQYVPHPWSILKGYQKLPPAHLAIYEEGKLTVERYWKPPYEHPASNPQFPFKTSQQWSDALRETLTESVKIRMRSDVPLGAFLSGGIDSTIIAGLMQSMSDRPVHTFSIGFPVKQFDERSYAREAAKMLGTDHHEYVVEPEALEMLPRLAWHYDEPFADSSAIPTMYLSQVTRQEVTVSLSGDGGDELFAGYDRYRAVALSQWFDRLPTVMRKMMTASIWQKLPASVEQKSFRRRVKRFLAGLAVPPERRYLKWVGIFDTERRHEMYAPEFREQLNTFDADQFLLDAYQLCPDRDFVTRTTATDVLTYLPCDILTKVDIASMAHSLECRSPFLDHHVAELAAAMPLNLKMHKGRGKQILTDTFSDLLPESIQTRKKMGFGVPLNHWFRNELKPLLFDVLMSQRARDRQIFNPAAVEQLISEHLKLQWDHSARLWSLLVLEMWFQTFLDPASIPDHFPETVLT, encoded by the coding sequence ATGTGTGGAATTACCGGAATCGCGTGGACCGCGCGGGAGAAAAACATTTCGCCTCGTATACTGCGGCGCATGACTGATGTGCTGTCACATCGAGGCCCCGATGATTCCGGCGGTTACCACTCGGACATGCCCGGCAAATCCTTTCTGCTGAACGATCCAAATACCACCGCCGATTTCCAGCCCGTATCCGACATTGGTGCGGCACTCGGACATCGTCGGCTTTCCATCATCGACCTGGGAACCGGTCACCAACCGTTGTCCAACGAAGACGGCTCCGTCTGGATCGCCTTCAACGGCGAAATTTACAACTACCAGGAATTACGTAAGGAGCTCATCCAGCAGGGGCACCAATTCAAAACCGAATCTGATACCGAAGTCATCGTGCATCTCTATGAAGAGCAGGGTGCCGCGTGCGTAGAACGTCTACGCGGCATGTTCGCGTTTGCCATCTGGGACGAACGCCGCCAGCGACTGTTTCTGGCACGCGACCGTATCGGACAGAAACCCCTTTTCTATCGCGAAACAGCCGACTCGCTCAGTTTCGCCAGTGAATTGAAATCATTACTGCAACTCCCGGACGCCGGCAGAACCGTCGATCCGCATGCCATCGATCTGTTTCTCGCCTATCAATATGTGCCACATCCCTGGTCCATTCTGAAAGGATATCAGAAACTCCCGCCAGCGCACCTCGCCATTTATGAAGAGGGGAAACTTACTGTCGAACGCTACTGGAAGCCGCCGTACGAGCACCCGGCTTCCAACCCGCAGTTTCCATTCAAAACATCCCAGCAATGGTCAGACGCACTCCGCGAAACACTCACTGAGTCCGTCAAAATTCGCATGCGCAGCGATGTCCCGTTAGGCGCCTTTCTTTCTGGCGGCATCGATTCCACGATCATCGCCGGCCTCATGCAGAGTATGTCTGATCGCCCCGTGCATACGTTTTCAATCGGCTTCCCCGTGAAACAATTCGATGAACGCAGCTACGCGCGGGAAGCCGCCAAGATGCTGGGAACCGACCATCACGAATATGTCGTGGAACCTGAGGCGCTGGAAATGCTGCCGCGACTTGCCTGGCATTACGACGAACCCTTCGCCGACAGCAGCGCCATTCCCACAATGTACCTCTCCCAGGTTACGCGGCAGGAAGTGACCGTCTCACTATCAGGAGACGGCGGCGACGAACTCTTCGCCGGCTACGATCGCTATCGCGCGGTCGCACTCTCCCAGTGGTTCGATCGCCTGCCGACCGTGATGAGAAAAATGATGACGGCTTCCATCTGGCAAAAACTTCCGGCGTCGGTCGAACAAAAATCATTCCGCCGCCGCGTCAAACGTTTTCTCGCGGGTCTCGCTGTTCCCCCGGAACGACGCTATCTGAAATGGGTCGGCATTTTTGACACCGAACGTCGGCACGAAATGTATGCGCCCGAATTCCGGGAACAGTTAAATACATTCGACGCCGATCAGTTTCTGCTGGACGCCTATCAGCTCTGTCCCGATCGTGATTTTGTCACCCGCACCACAGCCACCGATGTCCTGACGTATCTGCCCTGTGATATTCTGACGAAAGTCGACATCGCCAGCATGGCTCACAGCCTCGAATGCCGCAGCCCGTTTCTCGACCATCATGTCGCAGAACTCGCCGCAGCCATGCCCCTCAATCTCAAAATGCATAAAGGCCGAGGCAAACAAATTCTTACGGACACCTTTTCCGATCTGCTCCCCGAATCAATTCAGACGCGCAAAAAAATGGGCTTCGGCGTGCCTCTCAATCATTGGTTCCGCAATGAACTCAAACCGCTGTTGTTTGATGTACTCATGAGCCAGCGTGCCCGGGATCGACAGATTTTTAATCCCGCTGCCGTCGAACAACTCATCAGCGAGCATCTGAAATTGCAATGGGATCACAGCGCCCGCCTCTGGTCACTCCTCGTTTTGGAAATGTGGTTCCAGACCTTCCTCGATCCGGCATCCATTCCCGATCATTTCCCCGAAACCGTACTCACATAA